A section of the Anas platyrhynchos isolate ZD024472 breed Pekin duck chromosome 37, IASCAAS_PekinDuck_T2T, whole genome shotgun sequence genome encodes:
- the LOC140001118 gene encoding cohesin subunit SA-3-like codes for MDGRVAIEVAVDEWLQGYKRDREPAFLELVNFIVRSCGCRGTVTLAMLREQQNTEIIQRLTETFSEHFVPCVLDALYFSYCCCFVISVRRPSCYLCDAAILSPHFLAILSLCIPATLSPV; via the exons ATGGACGGCAGGGTGGCCATCGAG GTGGCGGTGGacgagtggctgcagggctacAAGCGGGACCGGGAGCCGGCCTTCCTGGAGCTCGTCAACTTCATCGTCCGCTCCTGCGGCTGCCGAG GCACGGTGACGCTGGCCATGCTGCGGGAGCAGCAGAACACCGAGATCATCCAGCGGCTGACCGAGACCTTCAGCGAG CATTTTGTCCCTTGTGTCCTGGATGCTTTATATTTTTCGtattgctgctgttttgttatttctgtgagGCGGCCATCTTGTTACCTGTGTGACGCCGCCATCTTGTCACCTCACTTCCTTGCTATTTTGTCCCTCTGCATCCCTGCCACTTTGTCACCTGTGTGA